Part of the Halorussus sp. MSC15.2 genome, TCAACGACGACTCCGAGGACGGAGAAGACGGCACCGAGAATCGCTCCGAGGACGGCGTACGCCGGAATCGCCGACTCCTCCGGGTCTCTCGCGAAAACGGTGTACATCGACGCGACGGCCAGTCCGCCGCCGCCGAGAGCCATCAGAACGATGGGGGCATCGACCCCGTCCGCGGCGGCGGACAGGAGCGCCTTCGAACCGATTGCCGCGCCGATAATCGCCATCGAACCGTGGTAGAGATGGAACCGATGCACGGACACCATTCACGACAGACTGATTAGGTATCGTTCTTTCGGTGGCGCGTTGCCGACGCTTCACTCGTCGGCGATTGCCCGACACCGCGCGACCCACTTCTCGTCGAAGTCGTCGTCGTTCAGCACCCGACCCGCGAGGTCCGCGATTTCGGTGACGCCCGCTTCGTCGCACCACCGGACGCACTCCCGGTAAACGTCCATCGGCAGGTCGTCGGTGTCCCGGACGACTCGAAGTTCCTCGGTCCCAGAGAGATAGGCGGCGAACGCGCGAGTGTGGCCGTCGGTCAGCGTCCAGTCGCCGCCGATTTTTCGGACCGGCAGGGGGTCGTAGTTCGGGTCCGCGAAGTCGAACCACTGGGTCACGAAGGAGAGTTTCAGGCCGTTCAGGTAGAGTTGGCTCGGTCGCGGGCGGTCGATGGCGACCGAGAAGGGTTCGGGACTCTCACACGTGTCGTCGGTGTCGTCGGACTCGGACCCGTCAGCGTCGGTCACGTCGAACGCTCGGACGCCTCAAGATTTAATCGTTT contains:
- a CDS encoding histone acetyltransferase gives rise to the protein MTDADGSESDDTDDTCESPEPFSVAIDRPRPSQLYLNGLKLSFVTQWFDFADPNYDPLPVRKIGGDWTLTDGHTRAFAAYLSGTEELRVVRDTDDLPMDVYRECVRWCDEAGVTEIADLAGRVLNDDDFDEKWVARCRAIADE